The genome window TACTGCTGGCACGCTATCACGGGGTGGCCGCCGATCCCGAAGGCATTCGCCACAAGTTTTCTCCTCCGGGCGAGCCCATGCAGGATGTGGACATCATGCGCGCGGCCAGGGTCCTGGAGCTCAAGGCCAAGGTGCTGCAGCGCGACTGCGCCACCCTTGCCAAGGTGCCCTTTCCGGCCATGGCCCAGATGCAGGACGGGACCTGGCTCATTCTGGGCGGGGCAGGGGAAGAGGACGTGCTCACCCAGGTTCCGGGCGAGCGGGGCGTCCAGAAGATCCCATTGGCCGAATTCGAGGAACGCTGGTCCGGCAAGCTCATGCTCATCACCAAGCGCAGCGTGCTGCCCGACGCCCTGCGCCAGTTCAACATCACCTGGTTCATCCCCGCGCTTCTCAAGTACAAGCGGCTGTTCGGCGAGGTGTTGCTGCTTTCCTTTTTCCTGCAGCTCTTCGGGCTGGTGACGCCGCTCTTCTTCCAGGTGGTCATCGACAAGGTGCTGGTGCACAAGGGGCTGACCACCCTGGACGTGCTGGCCATCGGCCTCATGGTCATCTTCGTATTCGAGGTGGTCATGGGCGGCCTGCGCACCTGGCTTTTTTCCCACACCACCTATCGGGTGGATGTGACGCTCGGGGCCAAGCTCTTTTCGCATCTTGTTTCCCTGCCGCTGGCCTATTTCAACGCCCGCCGCGTGGGCGATTCCGTGGCCCGCGTGCGCGAGCTGGAAAACATCCGGCGCTTCCTGACCGGTTCCACCCTGACCGTGGTGCTGGACCTGATCTTCACCTTCGTCTTTCTCGTGGTCATGTTTTTCTACAGCTGGCAGCTCTCCTTTCTGGTGCTGGGCATAATGCCCTTTTACATCGGGCTGTCCGTGTTCGTGACCCCGGTGCTGCGCCGCCGCCTGGACGAGAAGTTCCAGCGCGGGGCCGAGCAGCAGGCCTTTCTGGTGGAGACGGTCAACGGTGTGCAGACCCTGAAGTCCATGGCCGTGGAACCCCAGTTCCAGCGCCGTTGGGAAGATTTGCTGGCGGGCTATGTGAAGTCGGCCTTCCGCACCGACAACCTGGGCAACTTCGCGGTGCAGGCCACCACCTTCCTGAGCAAGCTCTCCACGCTGCTCATTCTCTGGATCGGTTCCCGAGCGGTCATCGACGGTGACCTCAGCGTGGGCCAGCTCATCGCCTTCAATATGATGGCCGGACGCATCAACGGGCCCATCCTGCGGCTTTCCAAGGTCTGGCAGGACTTCCAGCAGGCCGGGGTTTCGCTCCAGCGCCTGGGGGACATTCTCAACAACCCCACCGAACCCGGCTACAATCCCAACCGTTCCACACTTCCGGCCCTGGGCGGGGACATCAAGTTCGAGAACATCAGCTTCCGCTACCGTTCGGATACTCCCTTCGTGCTTACGGACGTGGGCCTGCACATCAGAAAAGGGGAGACCATCGGCATCGTGGGCCGGTCCGGGTCGGGCAAGAGCACGCTGACCAACCTGGTGCAGCGCCTGTTCGTGCCGGAAAAGGGCCGGGTGCTGGTGGACGACATCGACCTGACCCTGGTGGACACGGCCTGGCTGCGGCGGCAGGTGGGCGTGGTGCTGCAGGAGAACATGCTTTTCAACCGCTCCGTGCGCGACAACATCGCCCTGGCCGACCCGGGCGCGAGCATGGACCGCGTGGTGCAGGCCGCCCAGTTGGCCGGGGCACACGATTTCATCCTGGAGCTGCCCGAGGGCTACGACACCATCGTGGGCGAGCACGGCACCGGGCTTTCCGGCGGCCAGCGGCAGCGCATCGCCATTGCCCGCGCGCTCATGACCAATCCGCGCATTCTCATCCTGGACGAGGCCACCAGCGCGCTGGACTACGAATCCGAGCACATCATCCAGCAGAACATGGCCGCCATCTGTTCGGGCAGGACCGTGCTGGTCATTGCCCACCGCCTGTCCACGGTCAAGGATTGCGACCGCATCGTGGTGGTGGAGAAAGGGCAGATCGTCGAGTCCGGCAGCCATGATCAGCTCGTGGATACCGGCGGCTACTATTCCAAGCTGTGGCAGTATCAGTCCAAGGGACGTGGGGAGGCCGTGCAATGATCGGCAGAATGAAAGACAAGGTTGCCCGTATCTCCGAGGCCGCCAGGGGCAAGGCCCGCGAGTGTCGGTTTAGCCAGCCCACCACGGAAATGGAATTCCTGCCCGCAGCCCTGGAGGTGGTGGAAACCCCGCCTTCGCCCATTGGCCGGGCCACGGCCTGGTGCATCATGATTCTGGTTGTGCTCATGGTCTTCTGGGCCGTTCTGGGCAAGACCGACGTGGTTGCCGTGGCCGAGGGAAAGATCATTCCCAGCGGCCGGGTCAAGACTATCCAGCCCCTGGAGAGCGGGGTGATCACCAAGATCAACGTTCATGAGGGCCAGCTGGTCAAGGCGGGCGACCTGCTTATCGAACTGGATACCACCACCAGCGGCGCGGACGTGGAGCGGCTTCAGGGGCAGCTCAACGCATCCCTGCTGGAGGAGGCCCGGCTGGAAGCCTTGCTGAGCTGGGATCCTGAAAGCGGGGGGATGCCAGAGCTTGTCGTTCCCGAAGGGGCCAAGCCTTCGGATGTCATGCAGGAGAAACGTTACCTGGGCCAGGACGCCAAGGCCCTGCTGGCCAAGCTCAACGGGTACGACAACGAGGTCCGCAGGCTGACGGCCAAGAGACAGGCTGCCGCGCATACCGTGGAGAAGCTCAAGGAACAGTTGCCCATCATCACCAAGCGGGCCAACGCGCGAAAGAAGCTTTACGACCAGGATGTGGGGTCGGAAAACGACTGGCTACAGGTGGAGTCCGAGCGTATCGAGATCGTTCAGAACCTCAAGACGGAAGAGCAGGAACTGGCCGAGGCCGAGGCCTCCATCGACGTGGCTCAGGAACAGCGGCTTCAGGCCCTGTCCGAATACAGCCGCGACCTGCTGGAGGACAAGACCACGGTGTCCACGGAAGTGGATTCCCTGACCCAGGAGCTCAAGAAGGCAGCCCACAGCGATACGCTGCAGCGCATCACCGCACCCGTGGACGGCAAGGTCATGAAACTGGCCGTGCATACCATCGGGGGCGTGGTCACCCCCGCCCAGGAGCTCATGACCCTGGTGCCCCGGAATTACCAGTTGGAGATCGAGGCCAAGGTCAAGAACAAGGACATCGGATTCGTGCGTGAGGGACAGGAAGTGGGCATCAAGCTGGAGGCCTTCCCGTTCACCGAATACGGCACCCTGGACGGCACCGTGCAGTCGGTTTCCGGAGACGCCATTCAGACCGAGGAGGGCGACCTGTATTTCCTGGCGCGTGTGGGCATGAAGCAGAGCCACATCATGGTCAACGGCAGGCGCGTCAACCTGACGCCCGGCATGCGCGCCACGGCCGAGGTCAAGATCCGACAGCGGCGTCTCATCGAGTTCTTTCTTTCTCCGCTGCTCAAGTACACCAGCGAGAGCATGAAGGAGCGGTAGACGCCTAAACTTCAGTGAAGCTCTGTTTACAGATGCATGAGTGAAAAGGCCGAGGGGAAAACCTCGGCCTTTTTTGTGCCTGCCATGGGGACATAAAAAAAAGGGCTTCCGAAATATCGGAAGCCCTGGCGCCGGAGAGCCGTGGACACGATTAGAGGAACATGTACACGGCCGCCAGCCCGGTCAGGGACATGGTAATGGTGTACGGAAGAGCCAGGAGAACCATGCGCCCGTACGACAGACGGATGACGGGCGCAAGAGCACTTGTCAGCAGGAAGAGGAAGGCCGCCTGGCCGTTGGGGGTCGCCACGGACGGGATGTTGGTGCCCGTATTGATGGCGACGGCCAGTTTGTCGAAGTGCTCCATGATCTCCTTGACCTGTACGGCGGCGCCCTGCGGCAGGGTGGAAAGTACATCCGCCCGCGCCACATGGGCGTCCGTCAACCTGTCCATGAGTGCTTGGCCACTCATGCCTATCCCGGGGATGGCGTCCAGCACGTGAACAAAGTGAAGTTTGGTTTCCGAAATATAGACGGTGGCCACGAAGACGTTGTCCGAAATGGAGGACAGCAGTCCGTTGGCAACATAGTAGGCTGCAAGCTGGCTGTGCCCTTGCAGGCCCAGCACATACCCGATGATCGGGGCGAACAGCTCCTGGGAATGGATCACGGCCACCACGGAGAAGAAGACCACCAGCAGGGCCGTGAACGGCAGGGCCTCTTCAAAGGCGTGGCCGAGCTGATGCTCCTCGGTGATGCCCGTGAACGAGGTGAGCAGCACGATGACCGAGAGGCCGATGAGACCCACTGCCGCGAGGTGAAAGGCCAGGGCCGCGATGAGCCAGATGCCGGTGACGGCCTGGATGACCAGTTTGATCCTGCCGCGCTGGCCCTGCTTTTCCTCCATCTGTATGGCGGTTTCCAGCAGGAAGGACCGGATGTTGCCCGGCAGTTGCGCGCCGTAACCAAAGAGCCCGAATTGCTCCACGGCGAGGCAGGTCAGCATGCCCACCACGAGAACGGGCATGGTCACGGGCATGGCGTGCAGGAAGAACGGGATGAAGTGCCAGCCCATTTCGCCGCCCACCAGCAGGTTCTGCGGCTCGCCCACCAGGGTGCAGACCCCGCCGAGGGCCGTGCCCACCGCGCCGTGCATCATCAGGTTGCGCAGGAACTTGCGGAATTCGCGCAGCTCCTCGCGGTTCTTTTCCTTGATGCTGTCGTCCGAGCTCAGGTCGTGGGTGTCCCCGTAGCCCTTGCCGGAAACGAACCGGTGATAGACATTGTAGAAGCCGTAGGCCACGGCCATGATTACCGCCGTCACGGTCAGTGCGTCGAGGAATGCGGAAAGGAACGCGCCCGCGAAGCAGAACAGCAGGGCGATGGCCTTTTTGGAGCGGATGCGCACCAGGATGCGGGTGAAAGTGAACTGCAGGAAGTCCTTCATGAAGTAGATGCCCGCCACCATGAAGATCAGCAGCAGGATGACCTCAAAGTTCTTGTGGGCCTCGTGGTAGACCGTTTCCGCAGTGGTCATGCCCAGGGCAACGGCTTCGAGCGCCAGCAGGCCGCCCGCGGGAAGCGGGTAGCATTTCAGGGCCATGGCCAGGGTGAAGATGAATTCCGCGATCAACGCCCAGCCCGCGATGAACGTCCCGGCGGTGTACATGAGCACCGGGTTGAGGATGAGAAAGGCCACAATGACCAGCTTGTACCAATCCGGCGCATCGCCGAGAAAGGTTTTCGCAAAGGTTTGCGTCAACGAAGGTTTCATTCCGATCTCCTTGAATCACCAAAAACTGCCCCGAGGACGGGGCAGGGCCCCAGTTTCGGCGGCAGTTGCATGATGAGCAGCGTGTATGTCGTCTGTTCCGGGCTTTCGAGGGTCCGGAAGGCCGGGCGCAGGACGTCCTGCGCCCGGCTCAAG of Salidesulfovibrio onnuriiensis contains these proteins:
- a CDS encoding type I secretion system permease/ATPase, with the protein product MTNDKNQTNAGGAEKEQPVDTGLVSLILLARYHGVAADPEGIRHKFSPPGEPMQDVDIMRAARVLELKAKVLQRDCATLAKVPFPAMAQMQDGTWLILGGAGEEDVLTQVPGERGVQKIPLAEFEERWSGKLMLITKRSVLPDALRQFNITWFIPALLKYKRLFGEVLLLSFFLQLFGLVTPLFFQVVIDKVLVHKGLTTLDVLAIGLMVIFVFEVVMGGLRTWLFSHTTYRVDVTLGAKLFSHLVSLPLAYFNARRVGDSVARVRELENIRRFLTGSTLTVVLDLIFTFVFLVVMFFYSWQLSFLVLGIMPFYIGLSVFVTPVLRRRLDEKFQRGAEQQAFLVETVNGVQTLKSMAVEPQFQRRWEDLLAGYVKSAFRTDNLGNFAVQATTFLSKLSTLLILWIGSRAVIDGDLSVGQLIAFNMMAGRINGPILRLSKVWQDFQQAGVSLQRLGDILNNPTEPGYNPNRSTLPALGGDIKFENISFRYRSDTPFVLTDVGLHIRKGETIGIVGRSGSGKSTLTNLVQRLFVPEKGRVLVDDIDLTLVDTAWLRRQVGVVLQENMLFNRSVRDNIALADPGASMDRVVQAAQLAGAHDFILELPEGYDTIVGEHGTGLSGGQRQRIAIARALMTNPRILILDEATSALDYESEHIIQQNMAAICSGRTVLVIAHRLSTVKDCDRIVVVEKGQIVESGSHDQLVDTGGYYSKLWQYQSKGRGEAVQ
- a CDS encoding HlyD family type I secretion periplasmic adaptor subunit; its protein translation is MIGRMKDKVARISEAARGKARECRFSQPTTEMEFLPAALEVVETPPSPIGRATAWCIMILVVLMVFWAVLGKTDVVAVAEGKIIPSGRVKTIQPLESGVITKINVHEGQLVKAGDLLIELDTTTSGADVERLQGQLNASLLEEARLEALLSWDPESGGMPELVVPEGAKPSDVMQEKRYLGQDAKALLAKLNGYDNEVRRLTAKRQAAAHTVEKLKEQLPIITKRANARKKLYDQDVGSENDWLQVESERIEIVQNLKTEEQELAEAEASIDVAQEQRLQALSEYSRDLLEDKTTVSTEVDSLTQELKKAAHSDTLQRITAPVDGKVMKLAVHTIGGVVTPAQELMTLVPRNYQLEIEAKVKNKDIGFVREGQEVGIKLEAFPFTEYGTLDGTVQSVSGDAIQTEEGDLYFLARVGMKQSHIMVNGRRVNLTPGMRATAEVKIRQRRLIEFFLSPLLKYTSESMKER
- the nhaB gene encoding sodium/proton antiporter NhaB, whose translation is MKPSLTQTFAKTFLGDAPDWYKLVIVAFLILNPVLMYTAGTFIAGWALIAEFIFTLAMALKCYPLPAGGLLALEAVALGMTTAETVYHEAHKNFEVILLLIFMVAGIYFMKDFLQFTFTRILVRIRSKKAIALLFCFAGAFLSAFLDALTVTAVIMAVAYGFYNVYHRFVSGKGYGDTHDLSSDDSIKEKNREELREFRKFLRNLMMHGAVGTALGGVCTLVGEPQNLLVGGEMGWHFIPFFLHAMPVTMPVLVVGMLTCLAVEQFGLFGYGAQLPGNIRSFLLETAIQMEEKQGQRGRIKLVIQAVTGIWLIAALAFHLAAVGLIGLSVIVLLTSFTGITEEHQLGHAFEEALPFTALLVVFFSVVAVIHSQELFAPIIGYVLGLQGHSQLAAYYVANGLLSSISDNVFVATVYISETKLHFVHVLDAIPGIGMSGQALMDRLTDAHVARADVLSTLPQGAAVQVKEIMEHFDKLAVAINTGTNIPSVATPNGQAAFLFLLTSALAPVIRLSYGRMVLLALPYTITMSLTGLAAVYMFL